DNA sequence from the Bradyrhizobium diazoefficiens genome:
GGCGGCCAGCGTCCGGGCCGCGGCTTCGGCAGCGGCCCGGCCTGCCGGTAAAATCGACGTTTCAAGACCCGTTTTCACAGGGACAAAATTCCTTATGCCGGCCGCTTGCGGTGCGTCAAACCCGACGCTATAAGCCGCCTTCTTGTCGGAGTGTGGCTCAGCCCGGTAGAGCACTGCGTTCGGGACGCAGGGGTCGCAGGTTCGAATCCTGCCACTCCGACCATTCTTCCAATAGTTGACGTTTTCCAGAGGCTTGGCGGACCGGCCGCCGACGCCTCGGGACGCCTTTTTGCAACGATTTTGCGGGCGGGTCCACGGCCGATTTGGTCGAGCAGGGGTGTTGCCCGCGGCGGCATGGCTCCGCAAGGCCCGTCAGGGGCGCGGCGACCGAACAGTCGGCTCCTAGTCCCCGCCGGGAATCCTTACCCTCCTCGACCTTCGCAGCGGCGCCGCCGGTCTGCCATGTGATACTTAGCGACATCGCCTCGATCCGGAGCCCCGATGCAACCTCCTCGTCCAGCCTTGCTGCGATACGCGCTGATCGGTGGGCTTGTGCTCGCGGTGATCGCCGCGGCGGGTTGGCTGGCTTACGTTCTTGCGCTGGATGCCGCGTTTGCGCGCATGCAGCGGGAAGCCAATGACCGGCTCGCGCTGATCGCCAGCACTTTCGACGCGACGGTCGCGCGCTATCGCTATTTGCCGGCGGTTCTGTCGCTCGCCGATCCCATTCGGGAACTGTATCGCGATCCGCATGACGCATCGGCAATCGCCGCTGCCAATCGGTACCTCAAATCACTCAACCAGGGAGCACGATCCGCCGAACTGTATGTTCTCGACAGTACGGGCCTTGCTTTGGCGGCGAGCAATTTCGATCAGGATTCGAGTTTCGTCGGGCACAATTATGCGTTCCGCGCCTACTTCGTGGACGCCATGCGGGCCGGCGAGGGCCATTATTACGCCGTCGGCGCCACCACCGGACAACCCGGCTATTTCCTGTCGCATCGGATCATGGAGGGCGACAAAACTCTTGGCGTCGCCGTGGTCAAGATCGATCTCACTGCGCTCGAGGCCGACTGGGCGCGTGCCGGCGACCTCGTGGCGATGGAGGACGAGAATGGCGTGATCTTCCTCGCCAGCCGCGAGGACTGGAAATATCGTCCGCTGCTGCCGGTCCCGGCGGCGCGGCTTGCGGAACTGAATGCCGTGCAGCAATTCGGTCAGGCGATCGACCCAGCTCCGGTCTTCGTGCCCAGGGGCGACCGGCAGCGCATTCAGATCGGCCACGCGCGCGGTCGCGGCAATGCCGAGCTTGGGGAATACGCCCTTCAGGTCCATCCGCGCGATCAGGGCTGGAAGCTGCTCCTGTTTTCGGACGTCGTCGATGCCCGGCGCAATGCGGCGACCGTCGCGATCGCGGGCGTGTTCGCTCTCATCGCTTCTCTGCTGATCTTGCTGGTTGCCTATCAGCGGCGGCAGGCCGTCAGGGCCAAGCTCGAGGCGCATGACGTTCTGGAGCGGCGCGTGGCCGAGCGCACCGAAGAGCTGCGCCGGACCCTTGAAAACCTCGTGCAGAGCGCCAAGCTTGCAAGCCTCGGTCAGGCGCTCGCCGGTGTCGCGCACGAGATCAACCAACCGCTCGCGGCGCTGATCACCTATGTTGCGAGCAGTCGTGTCCTGCTCCGCCGCAACGAGGTCGATCGTGCAGCCGCCAACCTCGATCTGATGTCTTCGATCGCCGAGCGCATGATGGCGCTGATCGATCACTTGCGGATGTTCGCGCGCAAGGAGACCGGCACGCGTAGCGCCTTCGAGCTCGCGCCGGTCGTCGACAATGCGGTCCGCCTGCTGCGATACCGGATCGACAACGAGCATGTCGAGGTGGTGCGCGCCGCGCCTGCGGAGCCGCTCCATGGCCTCGCCAATCCGATCCGGCTCGAGCAGGTCGTCGTCAATCTGCTGTCGAACGCGATC
Encoded proteins:
- a CDS encoding ATP-binding protein; the protein is MQPPRPALLRYALIGGLVLAVIAAAGWLAYVLALDAAFARMQREANDRLALIASTFDATVARYRYLPAVLSLADPIRELYRDPHDASAIAAANRYLKSLNQGARSAELYVLDSTGLALAASNFDQDSSFVGHNYAFRAYFVDAMRAGEGHYYAVGATTGQPGYFLSHRIMEGDKTLGVAVVKIDLTALEADWARAGDLVAMEDENGVIFLASREDWKYRPLLPVPAARLAELNAVQQFGQAIDPAPVFVPRGDRQRIQIGHARGRGNAELGEYALQVHPRDQGWKLLLFSDVVDARRNAATVAIAGVFALIASLLILLVAYQRRQAVRAKLEAHDVLERRVAERTEELRRTLENLVQSAKLASLGQALAGVAHEINQPLAALITYVASSRVLLRRNEVDRAAANLDLMSSIAERMMALIDHLRMFARKETGTRSAFELAPVVDNAVRLLRYRIDNEHVEVVRAAPAEPLHGLANPIRLEQVVVNLLSNAIDAMRDRERRVLTVRLGRRDDSAVIEVNDTGAGIASEHIKSLFDPFFTTKEIGEGLGLGLSISYGIVREFGGDILVDSAPGRGSTFKVVIPVMDVAPIPQQAELGA